The window ATTTGAGTCAGAACGTCGTTTTGTTTCTTACTCTGGAGAGTATCTACGCCTTCAAGAATACGATCGCTTTGTGCGCGCTCGTAATTTCTCATCTGTTTTTCTAAAAGCTCCACATGCTGAGTTTGAAGTGCCGCTAAACCAGACCAATCTTCTTCATCTCGAAAGAGCTTCGCCTTAGTTTGGGCATAGATAGCATAAGAACGGTAACAACTCTTGAGATCAAAATTCTGTTCAAGAAAAGCGCACCCTATTTGGGCTTGTTCTCGCTCTCCAATCTGTTCTAAGAATTGAAACCAGTAAACCAAATTTTCTTTTCGATTATGCTCATCTCTCGATTTTTTGAAGTGCTCTTCTGCCTGATAAAATGCATCTAATACGTCACTATCATCAAAGCCTCCCCACAAGAGCATCGTTTGCCCTAGGTAACTATGACAAAGTGCTATCGTCCTGTGACTAGAAAGCGAGGCCCCTATTCTTTTAGCTTCCATAATGGCACTAACCGCTTGCTCAAACTCATTTGTATGTGCACAGCTATAGGCTAGGTTTAAATGGCTAACAGCACAATCTAAGAGGCGATTAGCATTTTGAGATGAAATAATGGCTTTACGAGCATATTGCTTTGCTTGTTCGTATTTTTCTAAGCTTAAGTGCAGGTCGCTTAGATTACAGAATATAAGTGACCTAAAATTGTCGTCTACGAGGTGTAAGTTTTCCAGTGTCTTTGAATAACATGCATACGCGAATTGGTAATCGCCTTGAACGTTATGGGCTGAGGCAAGCAAACCGTTTACAAAAACATAAAGTTGAATTTCTTCAGGCGCAATGACATTTAGGCAGGCTTTATAATGTTCAGCGGCGTCAGGTATATTATCGTGGCGATAGCTTGTTAAACCTTTAAGGAAAAGTGCAATAGACTCTGGGAGCTGTGTATCGTGAGCTTCGCATAAACTCGTAATTCTATCTTCTACTTCTTTCAATCCTTTGATTCCAGGGAAGTTCTGGATTCGCGTGATAATTCCCATAATCTGTGGGTAAAGCGTATTGCTCATAAGTTCCGTTTAGGTCAGCCATTTTCAAAAATAACGAATAGTATACCACAAAATGCTTATTACGCGTTCCATTCATGAAGCTAATAAGTGGTAATTTCCTATCATTATCTTGAGCGGCGTACTGTTTTTATGTAGAGTGCGCGCAAAGTAATAATTATATTGGAGAGCACCATGGCTCGTACCATTCTGTACACTTATAAAGATGAAGACAAAGAGTTACTGTTTTCGAAACAAGAACACCGCACGATTCAAGAAGCTGTAGCGGCCGCTGAAGGTATCGACATCACTGAGTATCTAAAGACTGAGCAGCAGCTTGAGTTCATTTCTGATACTAAAGCGGTTCGTAACTACCAAGACAACTATTTCCGTAAGCTTGGTTTTACTAAGCTTACGTTGAAGCAAAAAGACAACCTTGGTGTTGGTAAAAAGAAGAAGTAAGCCCTCAGGCTCTTTTTCTTGATATGTAGCTTTTCGTTTTGAGGTTAGTAGTTAAGAGTTAAAAAACGAACACACTGAACAATAAAAAATGCCGCAACCTCTTTCGAGATTGCGGCATTTTTATTTGTTCTTTTTAACTATCTAACCTTAGCTAGCTTAACGTTAAGTTTCGATTACTTAATGTTAAGGAATGCAGCGCCACGAACACCGCCTGAATCACCGTGTTTCGCTTTGATGATCTTAGGACACTTCGCTACAGACAGCAGGTACTTCGGTATGCGTTTAGGCATTTCTTCGTAGATAAGTTCGAAGTTTGAAAGACCGCCACCCAGTGCAACAACATGTGGGTCAAGACCCGTAAACAGGTTTGCAAAACAGATAGCCAATAGTTCCATGAAGCGATCTACGTGCTCAGCGGCTTTTGCTTCACCTTCGTTGTATGCTTGAATGATCTCGATCGCTTTCTTCTTCTCACCGAAGTAGTGCTCGTAAATCAGTTCGAAGC is drawn from Vibrio sp. SNU_ST1 and contains these coding sequences:
- a CDS encoding DUF2960 family protein, with product MARTILYTYKDEDKELLFSKQEHRTIQEAVAAAEGIDITEYLKTEQQLEFISDTKAVRNYQDNYFRKLGFTKLTLKQKDNLGVGKKKK